The following are encoded together in the Thalassomonas haliotis genome:
- a CDS encoding YciI family protein, whose amino-acid sequence MFLINMTFVKELSEVDLFTADHRDYMAKQYETGKMLFGGRKVPREGGIIVSKHDSLHDLMQVMENDPFIINKVATFDVVEFEPVMRAEQLQGLI is encoded by the coding sequence ATGTTTTTGATTAATATGACTTTTGTGAAAGAGTTGTCAGAAGTAGATCTGTTTACGGCCGATCACAGGGATTATATGGCGAAGCAGTATGAAACCGGCAAGATGTTATTTGGTGGTCGCAAGGTGCCACGAGAAGGCGGTATTATCGTTTCAAAGCATGACAGTTTGCATGATTTGATGCAGGTAATGGAAAATGACCCATTCATTATCAATAAAGTTGCTACTTTTGATGTTGTTGAGTTTGAGCCTGTAATGCGTGCCGAGCAGCTGCAAGGATTGATCTAA
- a CDS encoding ATP-grasp domain-containing protein, whose product MLNTPKNAMLIIVHQGFSFVEEIAALLNEQEITPCIISSCPQVNERLDIMAGIGDHLCVSNELALKYDDVSRFVDELLADPGLNLLASIATYEGYRLFMAKTNERLVAVDSNAEAISSTLDKYQFRTKLFKAGLSKANSYLLDEETFELCKQSEQKRFIKPRRGAASFSSFPLGDDITWAFIQEQVQQIKSDATFSSSFMDNFDFIAEDMISGQEFSYEVVQLDGEVFIVAIHEKVGLQSTKYSVLETALLSPPICDIDQHWQRAKDYISQALKCLNVTNGVFHIEARYNPETDVLDFIEINPRMGGSLINLSVEILTKKHSMLTLWVKLLSAISDPQKTALKTELLEIESQSELSGLSSYLQIYFADSGKKINRIHQKECDIPPYKFCTHVTDGMLTPDSNREIFAAEGIWSLPRIENSMQLNEITAICEPVFTLEYEQ is encoded by the coding sequence ATGTTAAACACTCCTAAAAATGCGATGTTAATCATCGTTCACCAAGGTTTTTCCTTTGTTGAAGAAATAGCTGCTTTATTGAATGAGCAGGAGATTACGCCTTGTATTATTTCATCATGTCCACAGGTTAATGAACGCCTTGATATCATGGCTGGTATCGGTGATCACTTATGTGTTTCCAATGAGCTGGCATTGAAATATGACGATGTCAGTCGTTTTGTTGATGAACTTCTGGCTGACCCTGGATTAAATTTATTAGCCAGTATCGCAACCTATGAAGGTTACCGGTTATTTATGGCAAAAACTAATGAAAGATTAGTTGCTGTTGATTCTAATGCGGAAGCGATATCGTCGACTTTGGATAAATACCAGTTCAGAACCAAGCTCTTTAAAGCCGGTTTAAGTAAAGCCAATAGTTATTTGTTGGATGAAGAAACGTTTGAGCTGTGCAAACAAAGCGAGCAAAAGCGCTTTATTAAACCCAGAAGAGGGGCGGCTTCCTTTAGTTCTTTTCCTTTAGGTGACGATATAACCTGGGCCTTTATTCAGGAGCAAGTGCAGCAAATAAAATCTGATGCTACTTTCTCCAGCTCTTTTATGGATAACTTTGACTTTATTGCTGAAGACATGATTTCCGGGCAGGAGTTTAGTTATGAAGTTGTGCAGTTGGATGGTGAAGTTTTTATTGTCGCCATTCATGAAAAAGTAGGTTTGCAAAGCACTAAGTATTCAGTATTGGAAACGGCTTTATTATCCCCTCCTATCTGTGATATCGATCAGCATTGGCAAAGGGCGAAAGACTATATTTCGCAAGCGTTAAAATGTTTAAATGTTACCAATGGTGTTTTTCATATTGAAGCCCGCTATAACCCTGAAACCGATGTCCTGGATTTTATCGAGATAAACCCAAGAATGGGTGGCTCTTTGATTAATTTAAGTGTTGAGATTTTGACGAAAAAGCATTCAATGCTGACACTCTGGGTTAAGTTGTTATCTGCAATCAGTGACCCACAAAAAACGGCCTTAAAGACTGAACTTCTGGAAATAGAAAGTCAGAGTGAATTATCCGGGCTTTCAAGTTATCTGCAGATCTATTTTGCTGATTCCGGTAAAAAAATAAATCGTATTCATCAGAAAGAATGTGATATCCCGCCATATAAATTCTGTACACATGTTACCGACGGCATGCTGACCCCTGATTCAAACAGAGAAATTTTTGCCGCGGAAGGCATATGGAGTCTTCCCAGGATAGAAAACAGCATGCAGTTAAATGAAATTACGGCGATTTGTGAACCCGTTTTTACTTTGGAATATGAGCAGTAA
- a CDS encoding winged helix-turn-helix transcriptional regulator — translation MGIDLTNTTIKTSTRGSKTGRPIMVLFDILGRRWSMRILWELSQKDHTFNNLRRDCDDISPSTLKQRLTELQEYDLVKSIGNEGYTLTPIGFELMDKISYLREWANKWNLKK, via the coding sequence ATGGGAATCGACTTGACGAATACAACGATTAAAACCTCTACAAGAGGCTCAAAAACCGGGCGACCAATAATGGTATTATTTGATATTTTAGGTAGACGCTGGTCAATGCGTATATTGTGGGAATTGAGCCAGAAAGATCATACTTTTAATAACTTAAGACGTGATTGTGACGATATTTCACCAAGCACTTTAAAGCAAAGGTTAACAGAACTTCAAGAATATGATTTAGTTAAAAGTATTGGCAACGAAGGTTATACCTTAACTCCCATCGGTTTTGAATTAATGGATAAGATCTCTTATCTTCGGGAGTGGGCCAATAAATGGAACTTAAAAAAGTAA
- a CDS encoding MFS transporter: MKGLHFYRFAAGTFSFFIAGQFLLFVIPLFIYLGNKDIGELGKLLIIEWTPALIAFPLAGYWVDKFSAQFMFYLSNGVRCLACIVAYFLVIYFPEHLFLILSVLAGVAAFFLASARVSAETIISENSSKDNLAKLQTMMQSAEIGSMLIGPALAAIAVTFIAKESILLCAAFAFFLPLIVVRDIKSPREKKASKSPLKEIVMGFSELYGNKLLFALVLLNCTVNLLASIVIGLNAAVVTSVLNKPEEYYGYLNMSGGVVALLSLAFVPYLLKRIDILGLGIIGLVIAFITASLLTFASEFYLYLLLYVVMLSAISIYNVYNRTTRVEIIPKENFGSVMGAFYVINISSVPLSGVIIYLFSTSVEFKYLLAMTAGFTSVISFFLMTFIYKEQNKRKSAVSGQEHDAYQLKAE, encoded by the coding sequence GTGAAGGGACTACATTTTTATCGTTTTGCGGCGGGAACTTTTTCTTTTTTTATCGCCGGACAGTTTTTACTGTTTGTTATTCCATTGTTTATTTATTTGGGAAACAAAGATATTGGAGAATTAGGTAAACTCCTGATCATTGAATGGACCCCTGCACTTATTGCGTTCCCTTTGGCGGGTTATTGGGTTGATAAGTTTTCAGCCCAATTTATGTTTTATTTGTCCAACGGGGTGCGTTGTCTCGCTTGTATTGTTGCGTATTTCCTGGTTATTTATTTTCCGGAACACCTGTTTCTTATTTTATCTGTGTTGGCCGGAGTGGCGGCATTCTTTCTGGCGAGCGCCCGGGTATCGGCGGAAACTATTATTTCGGAAAACTCCAGCAAAGACAATTTAGCCAAACTGCAAACCATGATGCAAAGCGCTGAAATTGGCAGCATGCTGATTGGACCGGCGTTAGCCGCCATTGCTGTTACTTTTATCGCCAAAGAGAGTATTTTACTGTGTGCTGCCTTTGCTTTTTTTCTGCCGTTAATTGTCGTCAGAGACATTAAAAGCCCAAGAGAGAAAAAGGCGAGCAAAAGCCCTTTAAAAGAAATCGTCATGGGTTTTAGCGAGTTATATGGTAATAAGCTGTTATTTGCCTTGGTGTTACTCAACTGTACGGTCAATTTACTGGCGAGTATTGTTATCGGACTTAATGCTGCCGTGGTCACCAGTGTGTTAAATAAACCCGAAGAATATTATGGCTATTTAAATATGTCGGGGGGCGTGGTCGCATTACTTTCACTGGCTTTTGTGCCTTATTTATTAAAGCGTATCGATATACTTGGCTTGGGGATCATTGGCTTAGTGATTGCCTTTATTACCGCTTCATTACTCACCTTTGCCTCTGAGTTTTATCTGTACCTGCTGCTCTATGTTGTGATGTTATCTGCTATTTCTATCTATAACGTTTATAACCGAACGACCAGGGTGGAAATTATTCCCAAAGAGAATTTTGGTTCGGTTATGGGGGCGTTTTATGTCATTAATATTTCTTCGGTTCCTTTATCCGGGGTCATCATTTATTTGTTCTCAACATCGGTTGAATTCAAATATTTACTTGCGATGACAGCAGGTTTCACATCGGTAATCTCTTTCTTTTTAATGACATTTATTTACAAAGAACAAAATAAGCGCAAGTCAGCCGTCAGTGGGCAAGAGCATGACGCATAT